In Synechococcus sp. CB0101, a genomic segment contains:
- a CDS encoding alpha-amylase family protein, with the protein MAVQAEAGSPTAQPWWDGAVIYQLMPRSFSDANGDGIGDLQGLQNRLRYLRWLGVDAIWLTPIYPSPLRDGGYDITDFTDVHPELGDLAGLHRLIEAAHGQGLKVILDLVLNHTSNLHPWFQRARFAAPGSAERNYYVWSDSEERYGTAPVLFRHFEDSNWQWDELAGQFYLHRFLHHQPDLNYDNPAVQEAMLQVVEFWLERGVDGFRLDAIPFLFEREDTRCEGLPETHAFLKRLRSRVQESSRRRGRPEVLLLAEAIQPMDEAMPYLDEGELNAAFNFGLTAHLFAAVAYGQAADLVQFLTELSERDVGRGWALPLRNHDELWLGDGHLVPQEVIHRIRDGLPAARGHWLNWGINRRLAPLLNGDPRPNMALHALLYSLPGMPCIYYGDELGMGDWPGLRDRDANRTPMAWTPERNGGFSSAPDPLLVLPPITAPGYDYRVVNVEVQKSLNGSLLNWHRRMLMSRKLLSALRHGDFRVLPSGHPSMVSYVRQSLEMTVLVAVNLSGTGASTQLNLTPWQGQRVRELLWGCDFPEATEEWFVYLPAYGFGWWLLGDAELSTSSKSAAGVASRSAST; encoded by the coding sequence ATGGCGGTTCAAGCGGAAGCCGGGTCACCCACCGCCCAGCCCTGGTGGGACGGAGCGGTGATCTACCAGCTGATGCCACGCAGCTTCAGCGATGCCAACGGCGATGGCATCGGCGATTTGCAGGGTCTCCAGAACCGCTTGCGCTATTTGCGCTGGCTGGGGGTCGATGCCATCTGGCTCACACCGATCTACCCATCACCGCTGCGTGATGGCGGGTATGACATCACCGATTTCACCGATGTGCATCCAGAACTCGGTGATCTGGCCGGACTGCATCGCTTGATTGAGGCCGCCCATGGTCAAGGCCTCAAGGTGATTCTCGATCTGGTGCTGAATCACACCAGCAACCTGCATCCCTGGTTCCAGCGGGCCCGCTTCGCAGCGCCTGGCAGCGCCGAGCGCAACTATTACGTGTGGAGCGATAGCGAAGAGCGCTACGGCACGGCGCCGGTGCTGTTCCGCCATTTCGAAGATTCCAACTGGCAATGGGATGAGCTGGCTGGGCAGTTCTATCTGCATCGCTTCCTTCATCACCAACCCGATCTCAACTACGACAACCCCGCCGTGCAGGAGGCGATGTTGCAAGTGGTGGAGTTCTGGCTCGAGCGGGGCGTCGATGGCTTCCGCCTCGATGCGATTCCCTTCCTGTTCGAGCGAGAGGACACCCGTTGCGAAGGGCTCCCCGAGACCCATGCGTTTCTGAAACGCCTGCGGAGCCGCGTGCAAGAGAGCAGCCGTCGCCGCGGACGGCCGGAGGTGCTGCTGCTGGCAGAAGCGATTCAGCCCATGGATGAGGCGATGCCTTACCTCGATGAGGGAGAACTAAACGCCGCCTTCAATTTCGGCCTCACCGCCCATCTGTTCGCGGCTGTGGCCTACGGCCAAGCTGCCGATCTGGTGCAGTTCCTCACCGAGCTGAGCGAGCGTGATGTGGGCCGGGGCTGGGCCCTGCCGCTCCGCAACCACGATGAACTCTGGTTGGGCGATGGGCACCTGGTGCCGCAGGAGGTGATCCATCGCATCCGCGATGGCCTGCCCGCCGCCCGCGGCCACTGGCTCAACTGGGGCATTAACCGACGCCTGGCCCCGCTGCTCAATGGTGATCCCAGGCCAAACATGGCGCTCCACGCCCTGCTGTACAGCCTTCCCGGCATGCCTTGCATCTACTACGGCGATGAACTGGGGATGGGCGACTGGCCAGGGCTGCGCGATCGCGACGCCAATCGCACGCCGATGGCCTGGACACCGGAGCGCAACGGAGGATTTTCCTCCGCGCCGGATCCTTTGCTGGTGCTGCCACCGATCACGGCGCCGGGGTACGACTACCGCGTCGTGAACGTGGAGGTGCAGAAGTCGCTGAACGGCTCCCTCCTGAATTGGCATCGCCGCATGTTGATGAGTCGCAAGCTGCTGTCGGCCCTGCGGCACGGCGATTTCCGCGTGCTCCCGAGCGGTCACCCCAGCATGGTCAGCTACGTGCGTCAGAGCCTGGAAATGACGGTGCTGGTGGCCGTGAACCTGAGCGGCACCGGTGCCTCCACCCAGCTGAACCTGACGCCCTGGCAGGGGCAGCGGGTGCGAGAACTGCTCTGGGGTTGCGACTTTCCCGAGGCCACAGAGGAGTGGTTTGTGTATCTGCCGGCCTATGGGTTCGGATGGTGGCTGCTCGGCGATGCGGAATTGAGTACCTCCAGCAAATCCGCCGCCGGAGTCGCGAGCCGCTCCGCCTCGACCTGA
- a CDS encoding glycerol kinase GlpK produces MTEPLLLALDQGTSSSRAVLFNPQGEPLASAQVPLAIHYPADGWVEQQARAIWESQFQAMHELERALTPSQRRAVCACGVTNQRETTVLWRRSDGAAIGPALVWQDRRTTDLCRRWQQRPDAAEWQQRTGLVLDPYFSASKVRWLLDHTPAAADAQRSGDLCIGTVDSWLLWQLSGGELHASDHSNASRTLLLDLEQRTWLPQALAAVGLSGEELPQLRPSRGGFGRIAAGLPFAGVPITAVLGDQQAATYGQLCLAAGQAKCTYGTGAFLVVNVGEKPVRAEGGLLSTVGWSDASGSASYCLEGSLFNAGTVVQWLRDGLGLISTASDVDALAASVPSSGELMLVPAFTGWGTPHWDPSARGLLIGLTRDTSAAHVARAALEGIALAVSTLVETAEAALATPLLELAVDGGAAASDVLMQAQADCSGLSVRRPPHLESTARGVALMAGQEAGVVADLEPLRQQLLSGASRFSPQLSDHARRAWRCRWQEAVRRCLHWQGDDHV; encoded by the coding sequence ATGACAGAACCTCTGCTGCTCGCACTGGATCAGGGCACCAGCAGTTCGCGCGCCGTCCTGTTCAACCCGCAGGGGGAGCCCTTGGCTTCTGCCCAGGTGCCGCTCGCCATTCACTATCCGGCCGATGGCTGGGTGGAGCAGCAGGCGCGAGCGATCTGGGAAAGCCAGTTTCAGGCGATGCACGAGCTCGAGCGTGCGCTCACGCCCAGCCAACGCCGAGCTGTCTGCGCCTGTGGCGTTACCAACCAGCGCGAAACCACGGTGCTATGGCGGCGCAGCGATGGCGCTGCCATAGGCCCGGCGCTGGTGTGGCAGGACCGCCGCACCACTGATCTCTGCCGTCGTTGGCAGCAGCGTCCTGATGCCGCCGAGTGGCAGCAGCGCACCGGCCTGGTGCTCGATCCCTATTTCAGTGCCAGCAAGGTCCGTTGGCTGCTCGACCACACGCCGGCGGCGGCCGATGCCCAGCGGTCCGGAGACCTCTGCATCGGCACCGTGGACAGCTGGTTGCTCTGGCAGCTCAGCGGAGGCGAGCTGCATGCCAGCGACCACAGCAATGCCAGTCGCACGCTGCTGTTGGATCTGGAGCAGCGCACCTGGCTGCCGCAGGCGCTCGCTGCGGTGGGCCTGTCGGGTGAGGAGCTGCCGCAGTTGCGGCCTAGCCGCGGAGGCTTCGGCAGGATTGCCGCCGGCCTCCCCTTCGCCGGTGTGCCGATCACCGCCGTGCTCGGTGACCAGCAGGCCGCCACCTACGGGCAGTTGTGCCTGGCGGCGGGGCAGGCGAAGTGCACCTATGGCACGGGAGCGTTTCTGGTGGTCAACGTGGGAGAGAAGCCGGTGCGGGCCGAGGGCGGACTGCTCAGCACCGTGGGCTGGAGCGATGCCAGCGGCAGCGCCAGCTATTGCCTGGAGGGAAGCCTCTTCAACGCTGGCACGGTGGTGCAGTGGCTGCGCGATGGCCTGGGCTTGATCAGCACCGCCTCAGATGTCGATGCCCTGGCGGCATCGGTGCCCTCGTCTGGTGAGCTGATGCTGGTTCCGGCCTTCACGGGCTGGGGCACACCTCATTGGGACCCATCGGCCCGTGGCTTGCTGATCGGCCTCACCCGCGACACCAGCGCCGCTCACGTCGCTCGCGCCGCATTGGAAGGGATTGCTTTAGCTGTGAGCACCCTGGTGGAAACCGCCGAGGCGGCGCTGGCCACACCCCTCTTGGAACTGGCTGTTGATGGGGGAGCCGCCGCCTCCGATGTGTTGATGCAGGCCCAGGCCGATTGCAGTGGGTTGTCGGTGCGCCGTCCGCCCCATCTCGAGTCCACCGCCCGTGGCGTGGCGTTGATGGCTGGTCAGGAAGCCGGCGTTGTGGCGGACCTCGAGCCGCTGCGCCAGCAACTCCTTTCCGGCGCCAGTCGCTTCAGCCCGCAGTTGTCAGATCACGCACGCCGGGCCTGGCGTTGCCGCTGGCAGGAGGCCGTTCGGCGCTGTTTGCACTGGCAGGGAGATGACCATGTTTGA
- a CDS encoding zinc-binding alcohol dehydrogenase family protein, which translates to MRAIGYGSERSGTDADCLLDITLPDPSPQEHDLLVAVEAVSVNPVETKVRRREQPASGAWRVLGWDAVGTVVACGAAVSGFAIGDRVWYAGALQRPGCNSALHCVDYRLAAHSPRSISAAEAAALPLTALTAWELLFDRLRLPRRGPGNDPQTLLVVGAAGGVGSILVQLALQLTDLEVVGTASRAETQAWLQQLGVKHVVNHQAPLADQLASLSLPPLRTVISLTHTDDHFQQLVDLLEPQGALALIDDPAPQSIDVLAMKRKSLSLHWELMFTRSLYNTPDMARQGAVLAELASLVDQGLIRSTLRQTFRPIHAANVQRAHRLLESGRSIGKIVLEGGISTDGVGRKA; encoded by the coding sequence GTGCGCGCCATTGGCTACGGCAGTGAGCGTTCCGGAACGGATGCCGACTGCCTGCTCGACATCACCCTGCCCGATCCCTCTCCGCAGGAGCACGACTTGCTGGTGGCCGTCGAGGCCGTGAGTGTGAATCCCGTGGAAACGAAGGTGCGCCGCCGTGAACAGCCCGCCAGTGGTGCCTGGCGCGTGTTGGGTTGGGACGCGGTCGGCACTGTGGTGGCTTGTGGTGCGGCGGTTTCCGGTTTTGCGATCGGTGATCGCGTTTGGTATGCCGGTGCGTTGCAGCGTCCGGGCTGCAACAGCGCCTTGCATTGCGTGGATTACCGGCTTGCGGCGCACTCTCCCCGCAGCATCAGTGCGGCTGAGGCCGCTGCCTTACCCCTCACCGCCCTCACCGCCTGGGAGCTGTTGTTTGACAGGCTGCGTCTGCCACGCCGTGGCCCAGGCAACGACCCTCAAACGCTGCTTGTGGTGGGAGCTGCTGGCGGTGTGGGCTCGATCCTGGTGCAACTGGCGCTGCAGCTCACCGACCTGGAGGTGGTGGGCACTGCATCACGGGCCGAAACGCAAGCGTGGCTGCAGCAGTTGGGTGTGAAGCACGTGGTCAATCACCAGGCGCCGCTGGCGGATCAGCTGGCATCCCTATCCCTGCCGCCTCTGCGCACAGTGATCTCCCTCACCCACACGGATGATCACTTTCAACAGCTGGTGGATCTCCTTGAGCCCCAGGGCGCTCTGGCCTTAATCGATGATCCAGCGCCTCAATCGATCGATGTGCTGGCGATGAAACGCAAGAGCCTCTCCCTGCATTGGGAGTTGATGTTCACCCGATCGCTGTACAACACCCCAGACATGGCTCGCCAGGGTGCTGTGCTGGCGGAACTGGCTTCCTTGGTGGATCAAGGTCTGATCCGCAGCACGTTGCGGCAAACCTTTAGACCGATCCATGCCGCCAACGTGCAACGGGCCCATCGTCTACTGGAGAGCGGCCGCAGCATCGGCAAGATCGTGCTCGAGGGAGGTATTTCTACCGATGGTGTAGGCCGAAAGGCCTAG
- a CDS encoding glycerol-3-phosphate dehydrogenase/oxidase, translated as MTMFDLVIIGAGSSGACLAYEVARRGMRVALLEAHDPAIGTSSRSTKLLHGGVRYLELAFRRADPAQLKLVREALAERRHWIDQAPFLARELRIALPTHNTFEQLYYRVGLGMYDLLAGAEGLQPTEAIQPAQLRELLPSLTPKVRAGLLYSDGQFDDARLNLLLVLTAQRAGVTVQRDCAVVGFEQRDGHVQAAISQTPDGQQQRWEAKRVVNATGIAADRLRQWAQPDAPPRLLVSRGMHLVLRDSLCPGGVGLLIPRTRDGRVLFVLPFQGRTLVGTTDQVCAVDEATAVTPADTSYLIEHLQHWFPGLSAEAVSASWAGGRPLIQPAGGASSSRVVREHEVETLPCGLISLLGGKWTTCRSLALDALRVIGGHQPSAQPLPLLGAAATAAQTRPALQQLREQLAAEIPGGANQADHLIGSYGLRARQLVDEAPDRRDLEPLSAVVPVSRAEWRFNHRHELARSSDDLLQRRSRIGFLDQVEAERLATPAADLLEVLNSASPSSHHPNP; from the coding sequence ATGACCATGTTTGATCTCGTGATCATTGGTGCCGGCAGCAGCGGCGCCTGCCTGGCCTATGAGGTCGCTCGCCGCGGCATGCGCGTGGCCTTGCTCGAAGCCCACGATCCGGCGATCGGCACCAGCTCCCGCAGCACCAAGCTGCTGCATGGCGGTGTTCGCTATCTGGAGTTGGCCTTTCGCCGCGCTGATCCGGCCCAGCTCAAGTTGGTGCGGGAAGCTCTGGCCGAGCGCCGCCACTGGATCGATCAGGCGCCCTTTCTGGCCCGCGAGCTGCGCATCGCGCTGCCCACCCACAACACCTTCGAGCAGCTCTACTACCGGGTTGGTCTCGGGATGTACGACCTCCTGGCCGGGGCTGAGGGGCTGCAGCCCACCGAGGCCATTCAGCCAGCGCAATTGCGGGAACTGTTGCCCTCGCTCACTCCGAAGGTTCGGGCCGGGCTGCTCTACAGCGATGGTCAGTTCGATGACGCTCGCCTCAACCTGCTGCTGGTGCTCACAGCCCAACGTGCTGGAGTCACGGTGCAGCGTGATTGCGCTGTGGTCGGCTTCGAGCAGCGCGATGGGCATGTTCAGGCTGCTATCAGCCAGACACCCGATGGCCAGCAGCAGCGCTGGGAGGCAAAGAGGGTCGTCAATGCCACGGGCATCGCCGCCGATCGGCTGCGCCAATGGGCCCAGCCCGATGCTCCCCCCCGGTTATTGGTGAGCCGTGGGATGCACCTGGTGTTGCGGGATTCGCTCTGCCCAGGCGGCGTTGGCCTGTTGATTCCGCGAACCCGCGATGGCCGCGTGCTGTTCGTGCTGCCCTTCCAGGGCCGCACGCTCGTGGGCACCACCGATCAGGTCTGTGCGGTGGACGAGGCCACCGCCGTGACCCCGGCGGACACCAGCTATCTGATAGAGCATCTTCAGCATTGGTTCCCTGGCTTAAGCGCTGAAGCGGTCAGCGCCAGCTGGGCCGGCGGACGCCCCTTGATCCAACCGGCCGGAGGCGCCAGCAGCAGCCGTGTAGTGCGCGAACACGAGGTGGAGACGCTTCCCTGCGGCCTGATCAGCCTGCTGGGTGGGAAGTGGACAACGTGCCGCAGCCTGGCTCTTGATGCGCTGCGCGTGATCGGAGGCCACCAGCCCAGTGCTCAGCCGCTACCCCTGCTGGGTGCAGCGGCTACGGCCGCGCAGACCCGCCCTGCTCTTCAGCAGCTTCGAGAGCAGTTGGCTGCAGAGATCCCCGGTGGGGCCAATCAGGCGGATCACCTCATCGGTAGTTACGGCCTGCGGGCCCGCCAACTGGTGGATGAGGCTCCGGATCGCCGTGATCTCGAGCCCCTCAGCGCCGTGGTGCCCGTGAGCCGGGCGGAATGGCGCTTCAACCATCGCCATGAGCTGGCCCGCAGCAGTGATGACCTGCTGCAGCGTCGCTCTCGTATTGGCTTTCTGGATCAGGTCGAGGCGGAGCGGCTCGCGACTCCGGCGGCGGATTTGCTGGAGGTACTCAATTCCGCATCGCCGAGCAGCCACCATCCGAACCCATAG
- a CDS encoding peroxiredoxin: MQRRQVLSGLAITSLSLLGWSRQAFALGGVLPTEGEPAPDFTLHGVVPGPDGSATEADRSLDGFAGRWLVLYFYPRDFTEGCTIEARGFQRDLEAFHQAGADVVGVSADSAESHAEFCGSEALAYPLLSDPGGQVSKAYGSWIPPFSQRHTFLIDPDGVLRQIWVAVRPSGHSQEVLTSLKNLAATHPSA; this comes from the coding sequence ATGCAGCGCCGCCAGGTTCTGAGCGGGCTTGCCATCACCTCCTTGAGCCTGCTGGGTTGGTCCCGGCAGGCTTTTGCTTTGGGTGGTGTGCTGCCAACTGAGGGGGAACCAGCCCCTGACTTCACACTCCATGGGGTGGTGCCGGGACCCGATGGAAGCGCGACCGAAGCAGACCGCAGCCTGGATGGCTTTGCCGGTCGCTGGCTGGTGCTCTATTTCTATCCGCGCGATTTCACCGAGGGCTGCACGATCGAGGCCCGCGGCTTTCAGCGTGATCTCGAGGCATTCCACCAGGCCGGGGCTGACGTGGTGGGCGTCAGTGCCGACAGCGCGGAATCCCATGCTGAGTTTTGCGGCAGCGAGGCCCTGGCCTATCCGCTGCTCTCTGATCCCGGCGGGCAGGTGAGCAAGGCCTATGGCAGTTGGATCCCTCCGTTTTCACAGCGCCACACGTTCTTGATCGATCCAGATGGGGTGCTGCGCCAGATCTGGGTGGCGGTGCGGCCCAGTGGCCACAGCCAGGAGGTGCTGACGAGCCTCAAGAACCTGGCGGCAACCCATCCGTCCGCCTGA
- a CDS encoding mechanosensitive ion channel family protein, with the protein MPLDPATFLPALLTLVGGGFLSILLARVITVLAGRVVRRTRSGTDDFIVQVLGETIAPAGWVLSAALAWQIIPSTAAGDRLAFGLAKLILVVLLVRLVNRIGIRLLKSWATRQSEEAVATMIRSLAPLLRALVWTIGAVFYLQNIGVQMAAIWALLSAGGIGAGLALREPVAEFFEYITILLDKPFVSGQFINVGSVWATVERVGVRSTRLRSINGEAIVMSNSSLTTSVVANYGEMQRRRLIYRLGVTYDTDHDTLARIPGLLQTIVECGGDAQFDRCHFVAFNDSSLDFELVYFVPTNDFVQAMNVQQRINLEIVRRFAEEGIDFAFPTRTVQLIQPSTD; encoded by the coding sequence ATGCCTCTGGACCCGGCCACCTTTCTGCCCGCGCTGCTCACCCTCGTCGGTGGAGGATTCCTTTCGATCCTGCTGGCACGGGTCATCACGGTGCTGGCGGGCCGGGTGGTGCGGCGAACCCGATCCGGCACCGACGACTTCATCGTGCAGGTGTTGGGCGAGACCATTGCTCCCGCCGGCTGGGTGCTGAGCGCCGCTCTGGCCTGGCAGATCATTCCCAGCACCGCTGCCGGGGATCGGCTGGCCTTTGGTCTGGCGAAGTTAATCCTGGTGGTCCTGCTGGTGCGGTTGGTGAACCGCATCGGCATCCGGCTCCTGAAGAGCTGGGCCACCCGGCAAAGCGAAGAGGCCGTCGCCACGATGATCCGGTCGCTGGCACCTCTGCTGCGAGCGCTGGTGTGGACCATCGGCGCCGTGTTCTACCTGCAGAACATCGGCGTCCAGATGGCGGCGATCTGGGCCCTGCTCAGCGCCGGTGGCATCGGTGCCGGCCTGGCCCTGCGGGAGCCGGTGGCGGAATTCTTTGAATACATCACGATCCTGTTGGACAAGCCCTTTGTGAGCGGGCAGTTCATCAATGTCGGCAGCGTTTGGGCCACGGTGGAGCGCGTGGGTGTGCGCAGCACCAGGCTGCGCAGCATCAATGGTGAAGCGATCGTGATGAGCAACAGCTCCCTCACCACATCGGTGGTGGCGAACTACGGGGAAATGCAACGCCGGCGCTTGATCTACCGGCTTGGCGTGACTTACGACACCGATCACGACACGCTGGCGCGTATCCCGGGGTTGCTGCAAACCATCGTGGAGTGCGGTGGCGATGCCCAGTTCGACCGCTGCCATTTCGTTGCCTTCAACGACAGCAGCCTCGATTTCGAACTGGTGTATTTCGTGCCCACCAACGACTTTGTGCAGGCGATGAACGTGCAACAGCGCATCAACCTGGAGATCGTGCGGCGTTTTGCTGAAGAAGGCATCGACTTCGCCTTCCCCACCCGCACTGTGCAACTGATCCAGCCATCCACCGACTGA
- the csaB gene encoding polysaccharide pyruvyl transferase CsaB yields the protein MTTPVLLCGYYGEHNLGDDALLEALLAQLPPTAVPLVTAFDQEEISRRHGVDSVNRRSLGSVLSALRRCRALVLGGGSLLQDSTSFRSLIYYAALISAARLQGKPVLLWAQGLGPLRRRRSRALVRLLLPMATGITWRDAASAHLARQLGVAAPHGTDAVWSLPRQHWLGLGGPIVVCWRPTDHLQGQEWSPYLKALEQLAEHTQREVIWLPFHRDQDQQLLGHLHQQRLISEALYQRSRVVHATTPVEAMALFRSASLVLAMRLHALILAALSGSPVCALSYDPKVQACASELGCDCLDLAERDLDPASLFAGWLEAFEQPPSSASLQAMGHATALHRDLLQRLEA from the coding sequence GTGACGACACCCGTGCTCCTGTGCGGTTATTACGGCGAGCACAACCTGGGGGACGATGCGCTGCTTGAGGCGCTGCTGGCGCAGCTTCCTCCCACAGCGGTTCCGTTGGTGACGGCCTTCGATCAGGAGGAGATCAGCCGCCGGCATGGTGTGGACAGCGTTAATCGACGCAGCCTCGGCAGCGTTTTATCGGCCCTTCGCCGTTGCCGAGCTCTGGTGCTCGGAGGCGGCAGCTTGCTGCAGGATTCCACCAGTTTTCGCAGCCTGATTTATTACGCCGCCTTGATCAGCGCGGCACGACTACAGGGCAAGCCGGTGCTGCTCTGGGCGCAAGGGCTTGGCCCTCTGCGCCGCCGCCGTAGCCGGGCCCTGGTGCGGCTACTGCTACCGATGGCGACAGGAATCACCTGGCGCGACGCAGCTTCGGCCCATTTGGCCCGGCAGCTGGGGGTGGCAGCCCCCCATGGCACGGACGCGGTCTGGAGTCTTCCGCGCCAGCACTGGCTCGGCCTTGGTGGCCCCATCGTGGTGTGCTGGCGTCCCACCGACCACCTTCAGGGGCAGGAATGGAGCCCTTATCTCAAGGCCCTAGAGCAGCTGGCTGAGCACACTCAGCGCGAGGTGATCTGGCTGCCCTTCCATCGCGATCAGGATCAGCAGCTGCTCGGTCACTTGCACCAACAGCGACTCATCAGTGAGGCGTTGTATCAGCGCAGCCGGGTGGTGCATGCCACCACGCCTGTTGAGGCCATGGCGCTGTTCCGCAGTGCCTCGCTGGTGCTGGCCATGCGCCTGCATGCGCTGATCCTTGCGGCCTTGTCGGGGAGTCCTGTGTGCGCCTTGAGTTACGACCCCAAGGTGCAGGCCTGCGCCAGTGAGCTCGGTTGCGATTGCCTTGATCTGGCCGAGCGTGATCTCGACCCGGCAAGCCTGTTCGCTGGCTGGTTGGAGGCCTTTGAGCAGCCGCCGTCCTCCGCCTCGCTGCAGGCGATGGGCCATGCCACCGCACTGCATCGCGACCTGCTGCAGCGCTTGGAGGCTTGA
- the rpmB gene encoding 50S ribosomal protein L28: MSRVCQLTGKRANNGMAVSHSHVRTKKLQQVNLQERRLWWAEGNRFVKLRVSTRALKTIQKKGLGAYAKELGINLAKI; encoded by the coding sequence ATGTCCCGGGTCTGCCAACTCACCGGCAAGCGCGCCAACAACGGCATGGCCGTGTCCCACTCCCACGTGCGGACCAAAAAGCTCCAGCAGGTGAACCTCCAGGAGCGTCGTCTGTGGTGGGCTGAGGGCAACCGCTTCGTGAAGCTGCGTGTGTCCACCCGGGCCCTCAAGACCATCCAGAAGAAGGGTCTGGGTGCCTACGCCAAGGAGCTGGGCATCAACCTGGCCAAGATCTGA
- the stpA gene encoding glucosylglycerol 3-phosphatase produces MQRLALPELLEELSAESDLLIVQDLDGVCMPLVRDPLTRRLQPQTIRAAAQLGDCFRVLTNGEHGGRRGVNRLVEQAMQPSADPAVEGLYLPGLAAGGVQLQTRHGELSHPGVSQAELKFLKSVPLRLRDGLVPLLERALPHTDNQEREHLLDRIVLDNAVSPTANINLVIEQLEGNLKLQRQLQDACHALLKELLHQAEHEDLKDSFFVHLAPNLGLDGRQERLRPASPDRAGTTDFQFMLQGAVKEAGLLVLINEHIRRRTGSAPLGDGLNVRTAPRDLEALTDLCVTQIPAKLMPTLVGVGDTITSEPSADGMSWQRGGSDRGFLTLVQKLGQAYQRNNRVVLVDSSGGELERPSHRDPLLRGLTDPEDPLHLDVLVPGGPAAYCNWFEQLSQRRSQ; encoded by the coding sequence ATGCAGCGTCTTGCCCTGCCTGAACTCCTGGAGGAACTCTCAGCTGAGAGCGATCTCCTGATCGTGCAGGACCTCGACGGGGTGTGCATGCCGCTGGTGCGCGACCCGCTCACCCGCAGGCTGCAACCGCAAACGATTCGAGCCGCTGCACAGCTGGGCGATTGCTTTCGGGTGCTCACCAACGGCGAGCACGGCGGACGGCGCGGCGTGAACCGGCTGGTGGAGCAGGCGATGCAACCCTCTGCCGATCCTGCAGTGGAGGGGCTGTATCTGCCGGGGCTGGCAGCCGGTGGCGTGCAACTGCAAACGCGGCATGGCGAGCTGAGCCATCCGGGCGTGAGTCAGGCCGAACTGAAGTTTCTCAAGAGCGTGCCGCTGCGTCTCCGGGATGGGTTGGTACCTCTGCTGGAGCGGGCGTTGCCCCACACAGACAACCAGGAACGGGAGCATCTGCTCGATCGGATCGTGCTCGACAACGCCGTTTCGCCGACGGCCAACATCAACCTTGTGATCGAGCAACTGGAGGGCAATCTCAAGCTGCAGCGGCAGCTCCAGGACGCGTGCCACGCGCTTCTGAAGGAGCTGCTCCATCAGGCGGAGCACGAAGATCTCAAGGACAGCTTCTTCGTGCACCTAGCCCCCAACCTGGGGCTCGATGGTCGCCAAGAACGCCTGCGGCCGGCCAGCCCCGATCGAGCCGGCACCACCGATTTCCAATTCATGTTGCAGGGCGCGGTGAAGGAAGCGGGCCTGTTGGTGCTGATCAATGAACACATCCGGCGCCGCACCGGATCGGCACCGCTCGGCGATGGCTTAAATGTGCGCACGGCACCGCGGGATCTTGAGGCCCTGACCGACCTCTGTGTTACGCAGATCCCGGCGAAGCTGATGCCGACCTTGGTGGGGGTGGGCGACACGATCACGTCAGAACCCTCAGCGGATGGGATGAGTTGGCAGCGCGGGGGCAGTGATCGCGGGTTTTTGACGCTGGTGCAGAAGCTCGGCCAGGCCTACCAACGCAACAACCGTGTGGTGCTGGTGGACAGCAGCGGTGGCGAGTTGGAGCGCCCCAGCCATCGAGATCCGCTGCTGCGCGGCCTGACTGATCCTGAGGACCCACTCCATCTGGATGTGCTGGTGCCTGGTGGGCCTGCGGCCTACTGCAACTGGTTTGAGCAACTCAGCCAACGACGCAGCCAATGA